A stretch of Prunus dulcis chromosome 6, ALMONDv2, whole genome shotgun sequence DNA encodes these proteins:
- the LOC117633132 gene encoding G-type lectin S-receptor-like serine/threonine-protein kinase LECRK3 — MVFSIWDNKPALAPNGSTVNLANSGLELTSPQGEELWKSETIVGVVANAKIERSGTLSSRYSETDYSKGRLQLLLQEDGKLVLSSINLPTEFANEPYYETDTTSGTVAGSEGKELVFNVSGYLYVLRENGGKYNLAGEKVVSARDNYIRATLNFDGIFAQYYHPKNFTGNVSWTLLWSEPDDICRRNTEDSGFGICGYNSISKLNADNRPTCQCPRGFSLLDPKEPFGSCQPDFIQGCEEDELTTTKDPYDVIVMTNIDWPISDYAEFRPFTAEKCNESCFQDCLCAFAVFRNETCWKKKLPLSNGRVDVSLNSKAFFKVRKDNTTLQFSPMPNPDDKKKKSSNTLIPMESCCCLSGIFFVFQKEQVRSIKNMLDSNLCSFSYQQLQEATNGFTEELGRGAFGVVYKGTIQIGSGVQVAVKKLNCVIQDGEKEFKTELSVIGKTHHKNLVCLVGYCDEGQHRLLVYEFLSNGTLASFLFADTKPSWTQRIEIACGVAKGLLYLHEECSTQVIHCDIKPQNILLDDYYTARISDFGLAKLLMMNQSHTHTAIRGTKGYVAPEWFRNMPITAKVDNITSERKITYFNDLFGATHN, encoded by the exons ATGGTTTTCTCCATCTG GGATAATAAGCCTGCGCTTGCACCTAATGGATCAACTGTGAACTTGGCTAACAGTGGACTAGAGCTTACAAGTCCTCAGGGTGAAGAGCTATGGAAATCTGAAACCATTGTTGGTGTTGTTGCCAATGCG aaaattgaaagaagTGGGACGCTTTCATCTCGATATTCGGAGACTGACTATTCAAAGGGACGGCTCCAGCTGCTTCTGCAAGAAGATGGGAAACTTGTGCTCAGCTCCATAAACTTGCCAACAGAATTTGCCAACGAACCTTACTATGAAACCGACACTACCTCAGGGACTGTGGCAGGTAGTGAAGGTAAAGAATTGGTTTTCAATGTCTCAGGCTACTTGTATGTTCTGAGAGAGAATGGTGGAAAGTACAATCTTGCAGGGGAAAAGGTAGTCTCAGCAAGGGACAACTATATTAGAGCAACTCTCAACTTTGATGGGATTTTCGCTCAATATTATCACCCAAAGAATTTCACTGGAAATGTAAGCTGGACTCTTCTGTGGTCAGAGCCAGATGATATTTGCCGAAGAAATACAGAAGATTCAGGTTTTGGTATTTGTGGGTACAACAGTATCTCCAAGCTCAACGCTGATAATAGGCCAACCTGTCAATGCCCAAGAGGATTCTCTTTACTTGATCCAAAGGAACCATTTGGGAGCTGCCAACCGGATTTCATACAAGGCTGTGAAGAAGATGAGCTTACTACCACAAAAGATCCATATGATGTAATCGTGATGACAAATATTGATTGGCCAATCTCAGATTATGCGGAGTTCAGACCTTTTACTGCAGAAAAGTGCAATGAATCTTGCTTTCAAGATTGTTTGTGTGCTTTTGCTGTTTTCAGGAATGAAACCTgctggaaaaagaaattacctCTCTCAAATGGGAGAGTGGATGTCAGTCTTAATTCAAAGGCTTTCTTCAAAGTCAGAAAGGATAACACAACTCTACAATTTTCTCCAATGCCAAATCCAGatgataagaagaagaagagcagtAACACTTTGATACCCATGGAATCT TGCTGCTGTTTGTCTGGGATTTTCTTCGTTTTCCAGAAGGAACAAGTAAGGTCTATCAAAAATATGTTGGACTCAAATTTGTGTTCTTTTAGTTACCAACAGCTTCAAGAAGCTACAAATGGATTCACAGAAGAATTAGGAAGGGGTGCGTTTGGAGTTGTTTACAAAGGGACAATACAAATTGGTTCTGGTGTCCAAGTGGCAGTGAAGAAGCTAAACTGTGTGATACAAGATGGTGAGAAGGAATTCAAGACAGAACTGAGCGTAATTGGTAAGACACATCACAAGAATCTAGTTTGCCTGGTTGGGTATTGTGACGAAGGGCAACATCGATTGCTAGTATACGAGTTCTTAAGCAATGGCACGTTAGCAAGCTTCCTTTTTGCTGATACAAAACCCAGTTGGACGCAGCGAATTGAAATTGCTTGTGGAGTTGCCAAGGGACTTTTGTACTTGCATGAAGAGTGCAGCACCCAAGTCATCCATTGTGATATAAAGCCTCAGAACATACTGCTTGACGATTATTACACTGCTCGGATCTCTGATTTTGGATTGGCAAAGCTTTTGATGATGAATCAGAGCCACACACATACTGCCATTAGAGGAACAAAAGGGTATGTTGCCCCTGAGTGGTTCAGGAACATGCCAATCACTGCCAAAGTTGAT AACATTACATCGGAGAGAAAAATCACTTATTTCAATGATTTGTTTGGTGCTACACATAATTAA